One segment of Ascidiaceihabitans donghaensis DNA contains the following:
- a CDS encoding heparinase II/III family protein, with protein MSNPNGFKARKARLLNRVHARLASRAVAAKGFTSSPEPRTIGSFARGRQLIAGNYLFAGYLIEAPDASLWQLNTPDPAYDAEMHGSAWMDDLAAVGDAKARSKAQAWIWDWIQRYGRGSGPGWTPDLTGRRLIRWINHALFLLSGQDGQASEAFYRSLAQQTQFLSKRWHSASPGLPRFEALTGLIHAGLSLQGKEALAAPAIKALARECRNQIDDQGGLPTRNPEELLDVFMLLTWAAAVVSESGQDVPEAHTAAIARIAPTLRTLRHADGGLARFHGGGRGMEGWLDHALASAGVKAVQVDGLAMGFARLSAGRTSVIVDASLPPKGKASHDGHASTLSFELTSGRRPLIVNCGSGETFGAEWRRAGRATPSHSTLCLDGYSSARLGDADRSSAHEELVDGPKHVPIEMSQAPDGLRFQGGHDGFAPVHGLTHARTLEMTFDGRAMAGEDMLLAMEDGPKRKFDASMDAARLAGIPYEIRFHLHPEVDATLDLGGSAVSMALKSGEIWVFRHEGKDNLSLDPSVYLEKGRLKPRASQQIVLSGRAIEYATRIRWSLSKAQETAIGIRDLSRDEPDYSE; from the coding sequence ATGTCCAACCCAAACGGTTTTAAGGCCCGCAAGGCCCGTTTGCTCAATCGCGTTCATGCGCGGTTGGCGTCGCGTGCGGTGGCGGCCAAAGGTTTTACATCGTCGCCCGAACCCCGCACCATTGGCAGCTTTGCCCGTGGGCGACAGCTGATTGCGGGCAATTACCTGTTTGCGGGATATCTGATCGAAGCCCCCGACGCGTCGCTTTGGCAGTTGAACACCCCTGATCCGGCCTATGATGCAGAGATGCACGGGTCTGCATGGATGGACGATCTGGCCGCTGTTGGGGACGCAAAAGCGCGCAGCAAAGCACAAGCGTGGATATGGGACTGGATACAGCGCTATGGGCGTGGCTCTGGCCCCGGATGGACGCCTGATCTGACGGGGCGGCGTTTGATCCGATGGATCAATCATGCGCTCTTTTTGTTAAGCGGTCAGGATGGGCAGGCCTCCGAGGCATTTTATCGGTCTTTGGCACAGCAAACGCAGTTCTTGTCCAAGCGCTGGCACAGCGCCAGCCCCGGCTTGCCCCGTTTTGAGGCGCTGACAGGATTGATCCATGCAGGGCTGTCGTTGCAGGGCAAGGAAGCGTTGGCGGCCCCCGCCATCAAGGCTTTGGCCCGCGAATGTCGCAACCAAATCGATGATCAAGGCGGATTGCCCACCCGCAATCCCGAAGAATTGCTGGACGTGTTCATGTTGCTGACATGGGCTGCGGCGGTGGTTTCGGAATCAGGGCAAGACGTGCCCGAAGCCCATACCGCAGCCATCGCGCGGATCGCACCCACGTTGCGGACCCTGCGCCATGCCGACGGTGGTTTGGCGCGGTTCCATGGCGGTGGGCGCGGTATGGAAGGGTGGCTGGATCACGCTTTGGCATCTGCAGGGGTGAAAGCGGTGCAAGTGGACGGGCTTGCCATGGGATTTGCGCGACTGTCGGCAGGGCGCACGTCGGTGATCGTGGATGCAAGCCTGCCGCCCAAAGGCAAAGCATCCCATGACGGACATGCGTCCACGCTGTCGTTTGAACTGACGTCTGGGCGCAGGCCGTTGATCGTGAACTGTGGATCGGGGGAAACCTTTGGCGCGGAATGGCGCCGCGCCGGCCGCGCGACCCCGTCCCATTCGACGTTGTGTTTGGATGGCTATTCCAGCGCACGGTTGGGCGATGCGGACCGCAGCAGCGCACATGAAGAACTGGTGGACGGGCCAAAACATGTGCCCATCGAAATGAGTCAGGCCCCCGACGGGTTGCGTTTTCAAGGGGGGCATGACGGCTTTGCGCCGGTTCATGGCCTGACACATGCACGCACATTGGAAATGACGTTCGATGGCCGCGCGATGGCAGGCGAAGACATGCTACTGGCCATGGAAGACGGCCCAAAACGCAAATTCGACGCCTCAATGGACGCCGCGCGACTGGCGGGCATCCCCTACGAGATACGCTTTCACCTGCATCCCGAAGTGGACGCGACGCTGGATTTGGGCGGTTCTGCCGTGTCTATGGCGCTCAAAAGCGGGGAAATCTGGGTTTTCCGCCATGAAGGCAAAGATAATTTGTCCCTTGATCCAAGTGTTTATCTGGAAAAAGGCAGATTAAAGCCACGTGCGTCACAACAGATCGTTCTATCTGGTCGTGCGATAGAGTATGCCACGCGCATCCGCTGGTCCTTGTCCAAGGCGCAGGAAACTGCCATTGGCATTCGCGATCTGAGCCGGGATGAACCTGACTACTCTGAATAA
- the lspA gene encoding signal peptidase II has protein sequence MRLMFLFSMIAFLADQASKYWVVHVMEIWKRPDMLPVIPPVLNFSYGENRGINFGLFASDNDVMRWVLIGLAVVICVAVVFWMRKRRQPLIVHASAGFLIGGALGNVVDRMWYGYVLDFLNTSCCGWVNPTVYNVADVFIVVGALGMIFFANEGKDDPKKGRKKGA, from the coding sequence ATGCGCCTGATGTTTCTCTTTTCCATGATCGCCTTTCTGGCGGACCAAGCCAGCAAATACTGGGTGGTCCATGTTATGGAAATTTGGAAACGTCCTGACATGTTGCCGGTGATCCCACCGGTGTTGAACTTCAGCTATGGCGAAAACCGGGGTATCAATTTCGGGCTGTTTGCCAGCGATAACGACGTGATGCGTTGGGTGTTGATCGGGTTGGCTGTGGTTATTTGTGTGGCCGTGGTCTTTTGGATGCGCAAACGCAGGCAGCCTTTGATCGTTCACGCAAGCGCGGGGTTTTTGATCGGCGGTGCGCTGGGCAATGTCGTGGACCGCATGTGGTACGGATATGTTTTGGATTTTCTGAACACATCGTGTTGCGGGTGGGTGAACCCCACGGTCTACAATGTGGCGGATGTGTTTATTGTCGTAGGCGCTTTGGGTATGATCTTTTTTGCCAACGAAGGAAAAGACGACCCGAAGAAGGGGCGCAAAAAGGGGGCGTGA
- a CDS encoding DUF3035 domain-containing protein, with product MRFVVTAVLMLAITGCANTGLRDLRGSGDGPDEFIINPAKPLETPESYAALPAPTPGANNITDPTPLQDGAIVVGGRRTSAAAAVPARDGAVVSHASRFGVTRGIRSQLASEDEDFRKRRGRLTQYRIVPVDRYNQVYKRQAIDPDRVATQYRRAGVPTPTAPPSN from the coding sequence ATGCGTTTTGTAGTGACTGCTGTGCTGATGCTGGCCATCACGGGGTGTGCCAACACGGGCCTGCGTGATTTGCGTGGCTCTGGCGATGGGCCGGATGAATTCATCATCAATCCAGCAAAGCCGTTGGAAACACCTGAAAGCTATGCCGCGTTGCCAGCACCCACGCCGGGCGCGAACAACATTACCGATCCTACACCCTTGCAAGACGGGGCCATTGTCGTCGGTGGGCGCAGGACCTCTGCCGCAGCGGCTGTGCCTGCACGCGACGGCGCAGTTGTCAGCCACGCCAGCCGTTTTGGTGTTACGCGCGGCATCCGTTCCCAACTGGCCAGCGAAGACGAAGATTTCCGCAAACGTCGCGGTCGGTTGACGCAATACCGGATCGTTCCGGTGGACCGTTACAATCAGGTCTACAAACGTCAGGCCATTGATCCCGATCGTGTCGCAACACAGTACCGGCGCGCCGGTGTGCCAACCCCTACGGCCCCCCCTTCAAATTAA
- a CDS encoding M16 family metallopeptidase has protein sequence MTLLRAALTSLALLTPVAATSAEDQVTTFTLDNGMQVVVVEDHRAPVVQHMLWYRAGSADEPKGSSGVAHFLEHLLFKATDKMEAGEFSSVVAANGGRDNAFTSYDYTAYYQRVAADRLELMMSMEADRMRNIRLTEKNIETERDVIIEERNQRTENSPRALFSEQMNAVQYHNHRYGVPIIGWMHEMETLDMDDALSFYEIYYSPNNTILVVSGDVEPEDVRTLAEKHYGVIPANPDLPTRLRTEEPPQTAERRLMFRDPRVSQEYVARSYLAQERDAGAQQEAAALTFLSEILGGGTTSYLTEKLQFDTQTVVFSGAFYRGTSLDDTTFDVIVVPSPGVTLQEAEDAMDAALDQFMIDGVDPEQLERLKMQLRAEQIYARDNVDGIAQRYGSGLTSGLTVEDIQAWPDVLDAVTGEDIMAAAKRVFNREASVTGWLMKEEGANQ, from the coding sequence ATGACCCTATTGCGCGCTGCCCTGACTTCGCTGGCATTATTGACGCCTGTGGCCGCCACCTCAGCCGAAGACCAAGTCACAACGTTCACCTTGGACAATGGCATGCAGGTCGTTGTGGTTGAAGATCACCGCGCCCCTGTTGTGCAACATATGCTGTGGTACCGTGCAGGGTCTGCTGATGAGCCTAAGGGATCGTCTGGCGTCGCGCATTTTCTGGAACACCTTCTGTTCAAGGCCACCGATAAAATGGAAGCGGGTGAATTTTCGTCCGTGGTTGCGGCCAATGGGGGGCGCGACAATGCGTTCACCAGCTACGATTACACCGCCTACTACCAGCGTGTCGCAGCGGACCGTTTGGAATTGATGATGTCTATGGAAGCCGACCGGATGCGTAACATCCGTTTGACGGAGAAGAATATTGAAACCGAACGCGATGTGATCATCGAAGAACGCAACCAACGCACTGAAAACAGCCCCCGTGCGCTGTTTTCCGAACAAATGAATGCAGTGCAATATCACAACCATCGCTACGGTGTGCCTATTATCGGGTGGATGCACGAGATGGAAACACTGGATATGGACGACGCACTGTCGTTCTATGAAATCTACTATTCTCCGAACAACACGATCCTTGTTGTGTCGGGGGACGTTGAACCCGAAGACGTGCGCACGCTGGCTGAAAAGCATTATGGCGTCATCCCTGCGAACCCCGATTTGCCGACGCGCCTGCGCACGGAAGAACCACCGCAAACCGCAGAGCGCCGGTTGATGTTCCGTGATCCGCGTGTGTCACAAGAATATGTGGCGCGTAGCTATCTGGCGCAAGAACGTGATGCCGGGGCGCAACAAGAGGCGGCGGCCCTTACATTTTTGTCTGAAATTCTGGGCGGTGGCACCACGTCGTACCTGACTGAAAAGTTGCAGTTCGACACGCAAACCGTGGTATTTTCGGGGGCGTTCTATCGCGGTACTTCACTGGACGACACGACCTTTGATGTCATTGTCGTGCCATCGCCCGGCGTGACCCTGCAAGAAGCCGAAGACGCAATGGATGCAGCCCTTGACCAGTTCATGATTGATGGCGTGGACCCCGAACAGCTTGAGCGGTTGAAAATGCAGCTGCGCGCTGAACAGATTTATGCCCGCGACAATGTCGACGGGATCGCGCAACGCTATGGCTCGGGACTGACATCGGGGCTGACGGTCGAGGACATTCAGGCATGGCCTGATGTTCTGGACGCTGTGACAGGTGAAGATATCATGGCTGCAGCCAAGCGGGTATTCAACCGCGAAGCCTCTGTCACCGGATGGCTTATGAAGGAAGAGGGAGCAAACCAATGA
- the purH gene encoding bifunctional phosphoribosylaminoimidazolecarboxamide formyltransferase/IMP cyclohydrolase, with protein MTDLYPIRRALLSVSDKTGLVDFGKALAARGVELLSTGGTAKALRDAGLDVKDVSEITGFPEMMDGRVKTLHPVVHGGLLALRDNDAHVAAMDAHDIGAIDLVVVNLYPFEETLKRGAEYAEMIENIDIGGPAMIRSAAKNHGFVNVVVDVEDYDVVLADMAANDGQTTYALRQRLAQTAYARTAAYDTAVSTWMASQIGDTPRRRTVGGTLAQTLRYGENPHQAAAFYTDGSERPGVATAAQHQGKELSYNNINDTDAAFELVSEFDPANGPAVAIIKHANPCGVATGDTLAQAYSRAFDCDRTSAFGGIIALNQPLDGPTAEEISAIFTEVVIAPGADDAARAVFAKKKNLRLLTTDGLADAKAAGQTIRQVSGGYLVQDKDNGFITRDDLKVVTKRQPTEQELSDLMFAWTVAKHVKSNAIIYVKDGATVGVGAGQMSRVDSTRIAARKAQDMAEAMGLPAPLTQGSVVASDAFFPFADGLITAAEAGATALIQPGGSMRDDEVIAAADEAGLAMVFTGMRHFRH; from the coding sequence ATGACCGATCTGTACCCCATTCGCCGCGCATTGCTTTCAGTCTCCGACAAAACCGGATTGGTTGATTTTGGCAAGGCGTTGGCCGCACGCGGGGTTGAATTGTTGTCGACGGGGGGCACGGCCAAAGCGTTGCGCGACGCGGGGCTGGACGTAAAAGATGTATCCGAAATCACGGGCTTTCCTGAAATGATGGATGGACGCGTCAAGACGCTGCACCCTGTTGTGCATGGCGGCTTGTTGGCGCTGCGCGACAACGATGCCCACGTGGCGGCGATGGACGCGCATGACATCGGGGCCATCGATCTTGTTGTCGTCAACCTCTATCCCTTTGAGGAGACGTTGAAGCGTGGCGCAGAATACGCCGAGATGATCGAAAACATCGACATTGGCGGTCCGGCGATGATCCGCTCTGCTGCCAAGAACCACGGCTTTGTGAATGTGGTTGTTGATGTGGAAGACTACGATGTGGTTCTGGCCGATATGGCCGCCAACGACGGGCAAACGACCTATGCCCTGCGCCAGCGCTTGGCCCAAACGGCGTATGCGCGCACCGCGGCCTATGACACAGCGGTCAGCACATGGATGGCCAGCCAGATCGGCGACACCCCACGCCGCCGCACCGTTGGTGGCACATTGGCGCAGACTTTGCGCTACGGCGAAAACCCGCATCAGGCGGCTGCGTTCTACACAGACGGATCAGAGCGCCCGGGCGTTGCCACAGCTGCACAACATCAGGGCAAAGAGCTGTCCTATAACAACATCAATGACACCGATGCAGCGTTTGAACTGGTGTCTGAATTCGATCCCGCCAATGGCCCGGCAGTGGCCATCATCAAACACGCAAACCCGTGCGGCGTTGCAACCGGTGATACGCTGGCGCAGGCATATTCCCGTGCATTTGATTGTGACCGCACGTCGGCTTTCGGTGGCATTATCGCGCTAAACCAGCCGTTGGACGGCCCCACAGCGGAAGAAATTTCTGCCATTTTCACAGAAGTGGTGATTGCGCCGGGTGCGGATGATGCGGCCCGTGCTGTGTTTGCCAAGAAAAAGAACCTGCGCTTGTTGACGACGGACGGTTTGGCGGATGCCAAGGCCGCTGGACAAACCATCCGTCAGGTGTCGGGTGGCTATCTGGTGCAAGACAAAGATAACGGATTCATCACGCGTGATGATCTCAAGGTCGTGACCAAGCGCCAGCCGACGGAACAGGAACTGTCCGACCTGATGTTTGCGTGGACTGTGGCCAAACACGTAAAATCCAACGCCATCATTTACGTCAAGGACGGCGCCACCGTGGGTGTGGGGGCAGGCCAGATGAGCCGCGTAGACAGCACGCGCATCGCCGCACGCAAGGCGCAGGATATGGCCGAAGCAATGGGGCTTCCTGCGCCATTGACCCAAGGGTCTGTCGTCGCATCGGATGCGTTTTTCCCTTTTGCGGATGGATTGATTACCGCCGCAGAAGCAGGCGCCACGGCCCTGATCCAGCCTGGTGGCTCCATGCGCGACGATGAGGTGATTGCCGCCGCAGACGAAGCCGGCCTTGCCATGGTCTTTACCGGCATGCGCCACTTCCGCCACTAA